TATATTTATTCCTCATGTCTAGTTCCTTAAACCTACCTATTTATGAGTCTTTGAaatccttaaaatttttaagaaaaaatacgctgtgatgtgtgtgtgtgtgtagagagcaACTCAGTGAATTCATCAGAAAGTTGAAGTCATTATCTAAGTTTCTTCAAGTTTTCTTGAATAcaaatttctcttcttctttataGTTAACAGAAGGAGATACTtggtaaaagaaaaggaaatgctgTTGCCTCCATAATGTGCTCTCATTCCCAACCtatattttttgaagaagaaaGGGGGGAAGGTCACTGGATTTGTTTTATTACTTGGAGCCCTAAACATTAGTGACTGGAGGTTTCCTCATCCTTCTTCTAACTATAGGAGGGAAGGAGAAttctgaattttccattttaaaggcaAAACCTACTAATTTCAAGCACATACAAAGATGCCGTTACATAAGTATCAGTCTTTTTGCTAGGAACTGCTTCAGTAAATAGTTTCTTTACAAATTGCCGAAAGAAATTTCTTATTGTGGtacttactttttactttttgtggTAATAATTCATTCTACATCTTGTGttcttttccccaaattattACATAAGTTTAGATGACCCTTATAATAGGAGGCTTAAAATTAGGTTAAAATTGCATACTTTCTTGATGGAAGAATTGAAATGGAAACTTACTTTTCAATGTATGTTCATCTGAATCTTCCGGATGCCATAGGCTGTGCATGCACTATGAATGCACacaaaaaactaaatattaaaaaaattgtgatagCATAAAAGTTTAACAATCATaactatgtaaaatttaaaaacccaatcCATTTAAAGTTTAGCAATATTAGGTGATAAAATCTAGTACCATTGCCTAATtaaatttttgtaaagaaaatctTAAGGAGACCTTACTCCAGGAATTTCACTATGAAAATGAATTAGCCTTATAAAATAGCTTCAAGGTGAATAATCCATATATTCATTCAATATGATTATGtactatacatataaaattaagaaaaatatgaatgtatttcCAAGGAGGATTGCACATTCTAAttacttcagaaaataaataatgacctatagaaagtatttgaaacattataaaaaaggaaatttgaataatTAAATATCTAGTGAGTGagaacaaaattctagcaaaaatAAGAGTTAAGTTTGTTTGATACCAAAGtgacatttaatataatttcattccACTTCATTTCCAACTAAAATATCCACAAATGGTAATTGCATTTGAAATATGAATGCACTACACAATTAGAGAAATCTAAAATCATTATCGTTAGAGagtagtgttttctttttcagtcatcTATAACAGAAGTATTGCATATCTCAATACTTGAGTGGGTGGGTGTAGTAACGGCTCAGGACTCTGAGCGCCGCTGTTCACCAACTCTAAGAAAAGCTCAATCAGCGCTCCGTCTGGATATTAGGATCTGCAACTACACAAAGCCGCTCAGATCCCACAAACCGACTCCGGGGCTGCAACATAACTCAGCCTCTTAGCCTGGGGTACTACGGGTTTCTCCTGAGGAAAAAGATCACCATAATCTGCAGGAGGAAAACAGAACCTAAGGAATCAGCGTTCACagaaattattctgaaaaaaatctttagtgAAGCAACAATGGCCGCTCCAACGAATCGCCTGCACAGAACACTGGTCCTGTTGTGCCTTTTCCTGGGGAGGCTGTGGGAGACCGGGGCTAGCCAGATCCACTACTCGGTACCTGAAGAGACAGAAGAAGGCTATATCGTGGGGAATATCTCCAAGGATCTGGGGCTGGAGCTCCGCGAGCTGGCGGAGCGGGGAGTCCGCATCGTCTCCAGAGGTAAGACGCAGCTCTTTGCTCTGAACCCGCGAAGCGGCAGCTTGGTCACCGCCGGCAGGATAGACCGGGAGGAGCTCTGCGCTCAGAGCGCGCGGTGTCTGGTGAACTTTAAAGTCCTGGTTGAAGACAGGGTGCAGCTTCACGGAATAGAAATAGAAGTAACTGATATCAACGATAATAATCCGAAATTCCAGGTCGAAAATCTAGAAGTAAAAATTAACGAAATTGCTTTGCCCGGAACACGTTATCCACTCCCAGACGCTGTTGACCCCGATGTGGGCTTGAATTCCCTGCAGAGCTATCAGCTCAGCCCCAATCACCACTTCTCCCTGGACGTGCAAACTGGAGACGACGGAACTATAAGCCCAGAGCTGGTGCTGGAGCGCGCCCTGGACCGCGAGGAGGAGGCTGCTCACCATCTGGTCCTCGTCGCCTCCGATGGAGGCGAACCGCGTCGCTCCAGCACAGTGCACATCCGAGTGACAGTGTTGGATACAAACGACAATGCCCCGGTTTTTACTCAACCGATTTACCGAGTGAAAGTCCCAGAGAACGTGCCCCCGGGCACCCGGCTGCTTACTGTAAGCGCTAGCGACCCGGATGAGGGAACCAACGGAGAAGTGGCTTATAAATTCTGGAAAATTAGTGAAAAACAATCTCCGTTATTCCAGCTTAATGAAAATACTGGCGAAATATCAACAGCAAAGAGTTTAGATTATGAAGAATGTGCATTTTATGACATGGAAATACAGGCTGAAGATGGTGGGGCATTGAAGGATCGTACCAAAGTACTCATTTCAGTGGAAGATGTCAATGACAATAGACCCGAAGTGACCATTACATCTTTATTTAGTCCAGTGAGGGAAGATGCTCCCCAAGGAACAGTAATCGTTCTTTTCAATGCACATGACCGAGACTCTGGGAAGAATGGCCAAGTTGTCTGTTCCATCAAGGAGATTCTACCTTTTCAATTAGAAAAGTCAGTAGAAGATTATTATAGATTGTTGACAGTCCAAAATCTTGACCGAGAAAAAACCTCTGAATATAACATCACAGTGACCGCAACAGACAGAGGAACACCATCCCTGTCCATGGAAATTCTCATCACCCTGCACGTGGTCGACGTCAACGACAATCCACCCTCCTTCTCTCAAACCTCCTATTCAGTCTATCTCCCTGAGAACAACCTTAGAGGCACCTCCATCTTCTCGGTGACAGCCCACGACCCCGACAGCAATGAGAACGCTCGGGTTGTTTACTCCTTAGCCGAAGACACCATCCAAGGGGCACCTCTCTCCTCCTATGTCTCCATCAACTCCAACACTGGTGTGCTATACGCGCTGCGCTCCTTCGACTACGAGCAATTTCGCGATCTTCAAATGCAGGTGAGGGCAAGAGACAGCGGGGACCCACCTCTCAGCAGCAACGTGTCACTGAGCTTGTTCGTGCTGGACCAGAACGACAATATGCCAGAAATCCTGTACCCCATGCTTCCCACCGATGGCTCCACGGGTGTGGAGCTGGCACCCCGCTCTGCAGAACCAGGCTACCTGGTGACCAAGGTGGTGGCTGTGGACAGAGACTCGGGCCAGAACGCCTGGCTGTCCTACCGCCTGCTCAAGGCCAGCGAGCCAGGACTCTTCACGGTGGGGCTGCACACCGGCGAGGTGCGCACAGCGCGGGCCCTGCTGGACAGAGACGCGCTTAAGCAGAGCCTGGTGGTGGCGGTCCAGGATCACGGCcagccccctctctctgccaccGTTTCGCTCACCGTGGCCGTGGCTGACAGCATCCCCGACGTCCTGGCTGAACTAGGCAGCCTTGAGTCTCCCGCCAGCCCCGACGACTCAGGCCTCACGCTGTACCTGGTGGTGGCGGTGGCCGCGGTCTCCTGCGTCTTCCTCGCCTTTGTCATTGTGTTGCTGGCGCTCAGGCTGAGGCGCTGGCACACGTCGAGCCTGCTCCAGGCTTCAGGAAGCAGGTTAGCGGGTGTGCCCACGTCTCACTTTGTGGGCGTGGACGGGGTGCGGGCTTTCCTGCAGAGCTATTCCCACGAGGTCTCGCTCACCGCGGACTCGCGGGGGAGTCACGTGATCTTCCCGCAGCCCAACTACGCGGACACGCTCGTCAGCCAGGAGAGCTGTGAGAAAACCGAGCCTTTGTGCGCCTCAGATGATTCCAGGTTTCCTATAGAAGACACCCCTTTGGTTCCAGTGAGTTCAACTTttcctttacttaaaaaaaaatggttttctacTTAAGTGTTTGCACTTTAGGATAAGTTGATATTAACATATTTCTCACCATACGTTTAAATTTTCACTGGGCCTAATTTTTGCTCTAACATCTATAGGAGGCATTTATTGGTTACATCATTGATACAATTTTTGCTTTCTCATAATGATTAGCCTAAGGTCAGTGGAAACCTTCCTCTTGGGACTGCTCTCATTATCAGGCATTGGGCATGGCTCTTTGGGTGAGGTTGCTTCAGTGGTTACCACGGTTCACTACTAATTTTTAGGACTGGTTTCCATTCCTGAAATTTGTTACTATTGTTATCTCCAATGGCCCCATTGTGAACTTACTCTAAAAACATTTCTGCAGCTGATGCTATCTTTGTAAGGGTAAATTAATAAGAAATGCGTTCTTCTTGTAAAAACAACTGAAAGCCCAGACTCAgtacttcttttctgtttctgtgacagGACAACACCCCTTAGAGGTGACGTGTTTCTGTTCACATGTTTGTAGAGGTTGTTTGCATTTAAAGACCATTTCGGAGGATAATTCAAACTTCAAATATCATCCATTTCCAAATCCTAGAAAAGGATGCTTTATTcttgtaatagtgaaaaattttaacataatttattcTCATCCTCAGAGCTGTTGATTTCCTAACACTATAATATCAGATTATTAATAATTTGAAACCCCCTATAGTTTATGCTTGCTGAAGAGGGGTTTCTTAGACTGGACCCTGTGAGAAGACAAAacataggaaataaaaattattcttcaactttttgtttgtttgttttttgtgaggggttttttgcggtacgcggacctccctctgttgtggcctctcccgttgcggagcacaggctccagacgcgcaggctcagcggccatggctcacgggcccagccgctccgcggcatgtgggatcttcctggaccggggcacgaacccgcgtcccctgcatcagcaggcggactctcaaccactgcgccaccagggaagcccctcttcaaCTGTTTTTTATGGCTCAATCCTGCAACTTTTGAGGCTAGAAATAAATCTGGCTATGGGAGATGATTTAGGAAAATATTCTCAGGAACTGCTATCGAGATTCTAAGAATATTTTACTGGCTTTTAGACATAAGGAAAAGAATAATGTATTAtgtaatgtgattttaaacacAATGTTATTTCAGATAATAAATGGCATTGTAGGAGACTttgaaaataagctttaaaattgACTCAAAGTTCTATTCTGAACATGCTGAATATGAGGGCTAACATGTCTGGAAATCCATTATGACATACatacattataattatttcaaatactCTTTATTCCTAAGCTAGTAGGAAAAAAGTAAAGCATCCTTCAGGGTCATATTTTTAACCATGCAGTAGGAAAACTGTCACTTAAAGTTTCTGTCTTGGGGAGTAACCTTTAGTACTtagtatacataaatattaaaatatggttaatttggaaaaaatgtaaTAACAGATATTGACGAAGGCTTGTATGTCATGGTAGGTAACTACTAGTCTCTGCCATAAAAATGTCACTTGCCTTTAAAAAcagaacacagggcttccctggtggcgcagtggttgagagtccgcctgctgatgcaggggacacgggttcgtgccccagtccgggaagatcccacatgccgcggagcggctgggcccgtgagccatggccgctgagcctgcgcgNNNNNNNNNNNNNNNNNNNNNNNNNNNNNNNNNNNNNNNNNNNNNNNNNNNNNNNNNNNNNNNNNNNNNNNNNNNNNNNNNNNNNNNNNNNNNNNNNNNNNNNNNNNNNNNNNNNNNNNNNNNNNNNNNNNNNNNNNNNNNNNNNNNNNNNNNNNNNNNNNNNNNNNNNNNNNNNNNNNNNNNNNNNNNNNNNNNNNNNNNNNNNNNNNNNNNNNNNNNNNNNNNNNNNNNNNNNNNNNNNNNNNNNNNNNNNNNNNNNNNNNNNNNNNNNNNNNNNNNNNNNNNNNNNNNNNNNNNNNNNNNNNNNNNNNNNNNNNNNNNNNNNNNNNNNNNNNNNNNNNNNNNNNNNNNNNNNNNNNNNNNNNNNNNNNNNNNNNNNNNNNNNNNNNNNNNNNNNNNNNNNNNNNNNNNNNNNNNNNNNNNNNNNNNNNNNNNNNNNNNNNNNNNNNNNNNNNNNNNNNNNNNNNNNNNNNNNNNNNNNNNNNNNNNNNNNNNNNNNNNNNNNNNNNNNNNNNNNNNNNNNNNNNNNNNNNNNNNNNNNNNNNNNNNNNNNNNNNNNNNNNNNNNNNNNNNNNNNNNNNNNNNNNNNNNNNNNNNNNNNNNNNNNNNNNNNNNNNNNNNNNNNNNNNNNNNNNNNNNNNNNNNNNNNNNNNNNNNNNNNNNNNNNNNNNNNNNNNNNNNNNNNNNNNNNNNNNNNNNNNNNNNNNNNNNNNNNNNNNNNNNNNNNNNNNNNNNNNNNNNNNNNNNNNNNNNNNNNNNNNNNNNNNNNNNNNNNNNNNNNNNNNNNNNNNNNNNNNNNNNNNNNNNNNNNNNNNNNNNNNNNNNNNNNNNNNNNNNNNNNNNNNNNNNNNNNNNNNNNNNNNNNNNNNNNNNNNNNNNNNNNNNNNNNNNNNNNNNNNNNNNNNNNNNNNNNNNNNNNNNNNNNNNNNNNNNNNNNccacatgccgcggagcggctgggcccgtgagccatggccgctgagcctgcgcgtacggagcctgtgctccgcaacgggagaggccacagcagtgagaggcccgcgtaccacaaaaaacaaacaaaaaaacagaacacaagGCTCTTTGGATCGATGACTGGGCAGACTGGAAAATGCTGAGTTCCAGTTTTCTTAAATGAGGCAGGACTTTTGCATCGGTAAcagattatataatataatagGCTTAAGGATAAAATTCTTCCTCATCTTCGtgtcttgtttttaaagaagagttaattaAAATATCTTGGATTTGCTTCAATATAATGAGGGAATGAAATAAAGAGTAAACAAAGATGACCTTGTGTTGATCATCGTTGTAGTTGGGCGATGGGTATATGAAGGTTCAATAATAATGCTCCCTACTTTTGTATAAGTTTGAAACTTTCCAcaataaattccttgaaaaactaagAAAGATACTCTGTTAAAACTGAATACTCTGTTAAAGCCGTACACTCTGTGAAAACTGAAATTTCGGGCAATTAcataactatacatatatatagttacatatgtataattacataactatatatgtgtatatatatgtgtgtctatatatacgtatatatatacgtatatatatacgtatatatatacatatatatgtatatatatacacattctggAGAGAAATTGTATTCAAGACGAAAATGTCAGACTGCGGTTCCACATGAGGCCTCTGGGCGCCGCTGTCGGCCAGTGCAGGGCAAGCGCTGACGCTCCGGATTCCTCAGCCTCCAGTCTGGGATTTCCTGCGCAGCCACCaacacagagagagggaaaccTGCTCACGCACTCAGGCTCCTGGCCGGGCAGGCTCTGCCCAGCACAAACGGATTCCCAGCTCCGCCTGTCCTGGGCCGAAAGCTCTTCCAGTGACGCCGTGGATTGCATTTTCTTTGGCTTTCCGGAAAGACTGGGACCCAGCGAGAACTAGAGCGCGCAATGGGAGGGAGCTGCACGCAGAGACAGCCGGCCGGCCGGCGGCAGGTACTGTTTCCCTTCCTGCTGCCTTTGTTCTACCCCGCGCTCTGCGAGCAGATCCGCTACTCCATTCCCGAGGAGCTGGCCAAGGGCTCTGTGGTAGGGAATCTCGCCAAGGATCTAGGGCTCAGTGTCCTGGATGTGTCGGCTCGAAAGCTGCGAGTTAGCGCGGAGAAGCTGCTTTTCAACGTAGACGCGGAGAGTGGGGACTTACTTGTGAAGGAACGAATAGACCGTGAGCAGATatgtaaagaaagaagaagatgtgAATTGCAGTTGGAGGCCGTGGTGGAaaatcctttaaatatttttcatatcattgtggttgTTGAGGATATTAATGACCATGCTCCTCAATTCgataaaaaggaaatacatttagaaatttttGAATCTGTATCTTCAGGTGCACGAATATCCCTTGACCCTGCCACTGACCCTGATATAAACACGAACTCAGTTAAAGATTATCAGATAAGTCCTAACCCTTATTTCTCATTAATGGTTAGAGTTAATTCCGATGGTAGCAAATACCCAGAGTTATCTTTGGAGAAACCCCTAGACCGGGAAGAGCAGCGGTCCCATAGCTTGATATTGACTGCCTTGGATGGAGGGGACCCGCCACGAAGTGCCACCGCTCAGATAGAAATCTCTGTCAAGGACACCAATGATAACCCCCCGGTGTTCAGCAAAGAAGAATATAGAATCAGCGTTAGTGAAAATCTACCCCCTGGGTCCTCCGTGTTGCTGGTCACAGCCACTGACCAGGATGAGGGGGCCAATGCTGAAATACACTACTACTTCAGGAGCACTGCTCAGAGTACAAGGCACATGTTCTCACTGGATGAGAAAACAGGCATGATTAAGAATATCCAGTCATTGGATTTTGAGGATATAGAAAGATACACCATGGAAGTGGAAGCAAAGGACGGAGGTGGTCTCTCTACCCAATGTAAAGTAATCATAGATATCCTAGATGAAAACGACAACAGTCCAGAAATAATCATCACTTCTCTCTCTGATCAGATTTTGGAGGGTTCTCTTCCAGGAATGGTTGTTGCCCTCTTCAAAACACGGGACCGGGATTCCGGAGGAAATGGAGAAGTCACCTGTCATATAGGAAGAGATGTTCCTTTCAAGATTTATTCTTCTTCTAATAATTACTACAAGCTGGTGACAGATGGGGCCCTAGACCGAGAGCAGACTCTGGAATACACCGTCACCATCACAGCCACTGACAGGGGCAAGCCGCCCCTCTCCAG
The Physeter macrocephalus isolate SW-GA chromosome 8, ASM283717v5, whole genome shotgun sequence genome window above contains:
- the LOC102983402 gene encoding protocadherin gamma-A9 isoform X9, which codes for MAAPTNRLHRTLVLLCLFLGRLWETGASQIHYSVPEETEEGYIVGNISKDLGLELRELAERGVRIVSRGKTQLFALNPRSGSLVTAGRIDREELCAQSARCLVNFKVLVEDRVQLHGIEIEVTDINDNNPKFQVENLEVKINEIALPGTRYPLPDAVDPDVGLNSLQSYQLSPNHHFSLDVQTGDDGTISPELVLERALDREEEAAHHLVLVASDGGEPRRSSTVHIRVTVLDTNDNAPVFTQPIYRVKVPENVPPGTRLLTVSASDPDEGTNGEVAYKFWKISEKQSPLFQLNENTGEISTAKSLDYEECAFYDMEIQAEDGGALKDRTKVLISVEDVNDNRPEVTITSLFSPVREDAPQGTVIVLFNAHDRDSGKNGQVVCSIKEILPFQLEKSVEDYYRLLTVQNLDREKTSEYNITVTATDRGTPSLSMEILITLHVVDVNDNPPSFSQTSYSVYLPENNLRGTSIFSVTAHDPDSNENARVVYSLAEDTIQGAPLSSYVSINSNTGVLYALRSFDYEQFRDLQMQVRARDSGDPPLSSNVSLSLFVLDQNDNMPEILYPMLPTDGSTGVELAPRSAEPGYLVTKVVAVDRDSGQNAWLSYRLLKASEPGLFTVGLHTGEVRTARALLDRDALKQSLVVAVQDHGQPPLSATVSLTVAVADSIPDVLAELGSLESPASPDDSGLTLYLVVAVAAVSCVFLAFVIVLLALRLRRWHTSSLLQASGSRLAGVPTSHFVGVDGVRAFLQSYSHEVSLTADSRGSHVIFPQPNYADTLVSQESCEKTEPLCASDDSRFPIEDTPLVPQAPPNTDWRFSQAQRPGTSGSQNGDETGTWPNNQFDTEMLQAMILASASEAADGSSTLGGGAGTMGLSARYGPQFTLQHVPDYRQNVYIPGSNATLTNAAGKRDGKAPAGGNGSKKKSGKKEKK